From a region of the Tursiops truncatus isolate mTurTru1 chromosome 13, mTurTru1.mat.Y, whole genome shotgun sequence genome:
- the TRMT2A gene encoding tRNA (uracil-5-)-methyltransferase homolog A isoform X1 translates to MGDELDGEGRACVGGPVQDGPTAPGSPAAPGPHQGEEQATGAGAAGPGAQPGPYGYIRAGLFTSEIFKLELQNVPRHASFSDVRRFLGRFGLQPHKTKLFGQPPCAFVTFRSAAERDKALCVLHGALWKGRPLSVRLARPKADPLARKRQREDQGEPPTTPATCIADVVTPLWTMPYAEQLERKRLECEQVLQKLAKEIGSTNRALLPWLLLQRHKHNKACCPLEGVRPSPQQTEYRNKCEFLVGVGVDGEDNTVGCRLGKYKGGTCAVAAPFDTVHIPGATKQVVKAFQEFIRSTPYSAYDPETYSGHWKQLTVRISRRGQAMAIAYFHPQNLSPEELEGLKASLAQHFMEGSGKTSGVTCLYFVEEGQRKTPSQEGLPLEHVAGDECIREDLLGLTFRISPHAFFQVNTPAAEVLYTLIQDWAQLDAGSTVLDVCCGTGTIGLALARKVKRVVGIELCQEAVEDARVNALDNELSNVEFHCGRAEDLVPALVSRLASQQLMAILDPPRAGLHSKVILAVRRAENLKRLLYVSCNPRAAMGNFVDLCRAPSNRVKGSPFQPVKAVAVDLFPQTPHCEMLILFERVEHPNGMGALEPQDPPVQPPPGPPGDTPPETRASPAS, encoded by the exons ATGGGTGACGAGCTCGACGGCGAA GGCCGGGCGTGCGTGGGGGGCCCCGTCCAGGACGGCCCCACCGCGCCGGGCAGCCCCGCGGCCCCGGGCCCCCATCAGGGGGAGGAGCAGGCCACGGGGGCCGGGGCCGCGGGACCGGGTGCTCAGCCGGGGCCCTACGGCTACATCCGGGCTGGCCTCTTCACCTCGGAGATCTTCAAGCTGGAGCTTCAGAACGTGCCGCGCCACGCCAGCTTTAGCGACGTCCGGCGCTTCCTGGGCCGCTTCGGGCTGCAGCCCCACAAGACGAAGCTGTTCGGGCAGCCTCCCTGCGCCTTCGTGACCTTTCGCAGCGCCGCCGAGCGCGACAAAGCCCTGTGTGTGCTGCACGGCGCCCTGTGGAAGGGCCGGCCGCTCAGCGTGCGCCTCGCCAGGCCCAAGGCTGACCCCTTGGCCCGGAAGAGGCAGCGGGAGGACCAAGGGGAGCCGCCTACCACCCCCGCCACGTGCATTGCTGATGTGGTGACCCCTCTTTGGACGATGCCCTACGCGGAGCAGCTTGAACGGAAGCGGTTGGAGTGTGAGCAGGTGCTGCAGAAGCTTGCCAA GGAAATCGGGAGCACCAACCGCGCCCTGCTCCCTTGGCTGCTTTTACAGAGGCACAAACACAACAAGGCCTGCTGCCCACTGGAGGGGGTCCGGCCATCACCTCAGCAG ACCGAGTATCGGAACAAATGTGAGTTTCTTGTTGGTGTTGGGGTGGATGGGGAAGACAACACAGTCGGCTGCCGGCTTGGCAAGTACAAGGGCGGGACGTGTGCTGTGGCAGCCCCCTTCGACACCGTGCATATCCCTGGGGCCACCAAGCAGGTGGTGAAGGCTTTCCAGGAGTTCATCCG GTCCACTCCCTACTCGGCGTATGACCCGGAGACATACTCGGGTCACTGGAAGCAGCTGACCGTGCGCATCAGCCGCCGTGGCCAAGCCATGGCCATTGCCTACTTCCACCCGCAG AATCTGAGCCCTGAGGAGCTGGAGGGGCTGAAGGCTTCTTTGGCACAGCACTTCATGGAGGGGTCAGGCAAGACCAGCGGGGTGACTTGCCTCTACTTCGTGGAGGAGGGACAGCG AAAGACCCCCAGCCAAGAGGGCCTGCCTCTGGAGCACGTGGCCGGGGACGAGTGCATCCGCGAGGACCTGCTGGGGCTGACCTTCCGGATTTCCCCTCACGCCTTCTTCCAG GTGAACACCCCCGCAGCTGAGGTGCTCTACACGCTCATCCAGGACTGGGCCCAGCTGGACGCAGGGAGCACGGTGCTGGACGTGTGCTGCGGCACCGGCACCATCGGCCTGGCTCTGGCCCGG AAGGTAAAGAGAGTCGTGGGGATCGAGCTGTGCCAGGAGGCTGTGGAGGACGCCCGGGTGAATGCCCTGGACAACG AGTTGAGCAACGTTGAGTTCCATTGCGGGAGGGCCGAGGACCTGGTGCCTGCACTGGTGAGCAGACTGGCATCCCAGCAGCTCATGGCCATCCTGGACCCACCCCGCGCCGGTCTAC ATTCCAAAGTGATCCTGGCTGTCCGCAGAGCTGAGAACCTCAAGCGACTCCTATATGTCTCCTGCAACCCCCGAGCAGCCATGGGCAACTTTGTGGA CCTCTGCAGGGCCCCGTCGAACCGGGTGAAGGGCAGTCCGTTCCAGCCAGTTAAGGCTGTGGCCGTGGACCTGTTCCCGCAGACCCCACACTGTGAGATGCTCATCCTGTTTGAGAGAGTGGAGCACCCCAATGGCATGGGGGCCCTAGAGCCCCAGGATCCTCCTGTCCAGCCCCCACCAGGGCCCCCAGGTGACACCCCACCAGAAACCAGGGCCTCCCCTGCTTCTTAG
- the TRMT2A gene encoding tRNA (uracil-5-)-methyltransferase homolog A isoform X2 — MGDELDGEGRACVGGPVQDGPTAPGSPAAPGPHQGEEQATGAGAAGPGAQPGPYGYIRAGLFTSEIFKLELQNVPRHASFSDVRRFLGRFGLQPHKTKLFGQPPCAFVTFRSAAERDKALCVLHGALWKGRPLSVRLARPKADPLARKRQREDQGEPPTTPATCIADVVTPLWTMPYAEQLERKRLECEQVLQKLAKEIGSTNRALLPWLLLQRHKHNKACCPLEGVRPSPQQTEYRNKCEFLVGVGVDGEDNTVGCRLGKYKGGTCAVAAPFDTVHIPGATKQVVKAFQEFIRSTPYSAYDPETYSGHWKQLTVRISRRGQAMAIAYFHPQNLSPEELEGLKASLAQHFMEGSGKTSGVTCLYFVEEGQRKTPSQEGLPLEHVAGDECIREDLLGLTFRISPHAFFQVNTPAAEVLYTLIQDWAQLDAGSTVLDVCCGTGTIGLALARKVKRVVGIELCQEAVEDARVNALDNDSKVILAVRRAENLKRLLYVSCNPRAAMGNFVDLCRAPSNRVKGSPFQPVKAVAVDLFPQTPHCEMLILFERVEHPNGMGALEPQDPPVQPPPGPPGDTPPETRASPAS, encoded by the exons ATGGGTGACGAGCTCGACGGCGAA GGCCGGGCGTGCGTGGGGGGCCCCGTCCAGGACGGCCCCACCGCGCCGGGCAGCCCCGCGGCCCCGGGCCCCCATCAGGGGGAGGAGCAGGCCACGGGGGCCGGGGCCGCGGGACCGGGTGCTCAGCCGGGGCCCTACGGCTACATCCGGGCTGGCCTCTTCACCTCGGAGATCTTCAAGCTGGAGCTTCAGAACGTGCCGCGCCACGCCAGCTTTAGCGACGTCCGGCGCTTCCTGGGCCGCTTCGGGCTGCAGCCCCACAAGACGAAGCTGTTCGGGCAGCCTCCCTGCGCCTTCGTGACCTTTCGCAGCGCCGCCGAGCGCGACAAAGCCCTGTGTGTGCTGCACGGCGCCCTGTGGAAGGGCCGGCCGCTCAGCGTGCGCCTCGCCAGGCCCAAGGCTGACCCCTTGGCCCGGAAGAGGCAGCGGGAGGACCAAGGGGAGCCGCCTACCACCCCCGCCACGTGCATTGCTGATGTGGTGACCCCTCTTTGGACGATGCCCTACGCGGAGCAGCTTGAACGGAAGCGGTTGGAGTGTGAGCAGGTGCTGCAGAAGCTTGCCAA GGAAATCGGGAGCACCAACCGCGCCCTGCTCCCTTGGCTGCTTTTACAGAGGCACAAACACAACAAGGCCTGCTGCCCACTGGAGGGGGTCCGGCCATCACCTCAGCAG ACCGAGTATCGGAACAAATGTGAGTTTCTTGTTGGTGTTGGGGTGGATGGGGAAGACAACACAGTCGGCTGCCGGCTTGGCAAGTACAAGGGCGGGACGTGTGCTGTGGCAGCCCCCTTCGACACCGTGCATATCCCTGGGGCCACCAAGCAGGTGGTGAAGGCTTTCCAGGAGTTCATCCG GTCCACTCCCTACTCGGCGTATGACCCGGAGACATACTCGGGTCACTGGAAGCAGCTGACCGTGCGCATCAGCCGCCGTGGCCAAGCCATGGCCATTGCCTACTTCCACCCGCAG AATCTGAGCCCTGAGGAGCTGGAGGGGCTGAAGGCTTCTTTGGCACAGCACTTCATGGAGGGGTCAGGCAAGACCAGCGGGGTGACTTGCCTCTACTTCGTGGAGGAGGGACAGCG AAAGACCCCCAGCCAAGAGGGCCTGCCTCTGGAGCACGTGGCCGGGGACGAGTGCATCCGCGAGGACCTGCTGGGGCTGACCTTCCGGATTTCCCCTCACGCCTTCTTCCAG GTGAACACCCCCGCAGCTGAGGTGCTCTACACGCTCATCCAGGACTGGGCCCAGCTGGACGCAGGGAGCACGGTGCTGGACGTGTGCTGCGGCACCGGCACCATCGGCCTGGCTCTGGCCCGG AAGGTAAAGAGAGTCGTGGGGATCGAGCTGTGCCAGGAGGCTGTGGAGGACGCCCGGGTGAATGCCCTGGACAACG ATTCCAAAGTGATCCTGGCTGTCCGCAGAGCTGAGAACCTCAAGCGACTCCTATATGTCTCCTGCAACCCCCGAGCAGCCATGGGCAACTTTGTGGA CCTCTGCAGGGCCCCGTCGAACCGGGTGAAGGGCAGTCCGTTCCAGCCAGTTAAGGCTGTGGCCGTGGACCTGTTCCCGCAGACCCCACACTGTGAGATGCTCATCCTGTTTGAGAGAGTGGAGCACCCCAATGGCATGGGGGCCCTAGAGCCCCAGGATCCTCCTGTCCAGCCCCCACCAGGGCCCCCAGGTGACACCCCACCAGAAACCAGGGCCTCCCCTGCTTCTTAG